From Cucumis melo cultivar AY chromosome 1, USDA_Cmelo_AY_1.0, whole genome shotgun sequence, a single genomic window includes:
- the LOC127150751 gene encoding uncharacterized protein LOC127150751, which yields MPPRTGRRRRQNQDGMQGPTQGPSVGESSTLGVRGGAGNKQFARTTQEIGSPDRAEPSDPEKAYGIERLKKLGATVFEGSTDPADAENWLNMLEKCFDVMNRPEERKVRLATFLLQKEAEGWWKSILARRSDARVLDWQTFRGIFEDKYYPSTYCEAKRDEFLGLKQGSLSVAKYERKYTELSRYADVIVASESDRCRRFERGLRFEIRTPVTAIPKWTNFSQLVETALRVEQSITEEKSTVELSRGTSTASGFRGREQRRFTPGINISSRQDFKNRSGGQASRNVSYGSVFQRQSHRIPSQPIRSTVRSQQGQESIASIVRRTPCTSCGRNHRGQCLVGAGVCYQCGQPGHFKKDCPQLNMIVQRDQGVGSETVKESRVSVVPTEGTSGARQKGVVGRPRQQGKVYVMNQQEAEDAPNVITGRDRVPGA from the exons atgccaccacgtactggtagacgacgtcggcagaatcaggacgggatgcaaggtcctacccaaggtccatctgtaggggaatctagtaccctaggagttcgaggtggtgcaggaaacaagcagtttgcgagaacaacacaggaaataggaagtccagatagagcagagcctagtgatccagaaaaggcatatggaattgaacggctgaagaagttaggggctacagtgtttgaaggttccacagatccagctgatgcagagaactggttgaatatgcttgaaaagtgttttgatgtgatgaatcgtcctgaggagcgaaaggttagattggccacatttttgttgcaaaaagaggctgaaggatggtggaaatctatattagcaagacgcagtgatgcacgtgttttagactggcagacttttagaggcatattcgaagataagtattatcccagcacatactgcgaagccaagagggatgaatttctggggttgaaacaaggatcactttcagtggctaagtatgagaggaagtataccgagctttcacggtatgctgacgttattgtagcttctgagagtgacaggtgtcgaaggtttgaaagagggttgcgttttgaaatacgtaccccagttacagccattcctaagtggacgaatttctctcagttagtggagactgcccttcgtgtggagcagagtataacagaagagaaatcgacagtggagcttagtcgtgggacttcaacagctagtggatttagaggccgtgagcagcggaggttcacgcctgggataaatatttcaagccgtcaagattttaagaatcgctctggaggccaagcatcgaggaacgtgagttatggtagtgtttttcagagacagagccatagaatacctagtcaacccattagatcaacagtaagatcgcaacAAGGTCAGGAGTCTATTGCTAGTATCGTCAGGCGAacaccatgcacgagttgtggcaggaaccatcggggtcagtgtttggtaggtgccggtgtatgttaccagtgcggacagccaggacatttcaagaaagattgtccgcagttgaacatgatagttcagagagatcagggagttgggtccgAGACAGTTAAGgaatcgagagtttcagtggttccaacagagggcaccagtggtgcaaggcaaaagggagttgttggaagaccgaggcaacagggaaaagtctatgtTATGAATCAACAAGAAGCGGAGGACGCACCAaacgttattactg gtagagatcgagttcccggtgcctga